The Nocardia sp. NBC_01329 sequence GCCCGCGATTATCGCCAGGGTACGAAACACAGTCTTGCGGTTCATAAAGCGTCGGCCGGGCGGCCAGTCCTTTCAGGCGTCTCCGCGTTCTTGCCTAGCGATGCGTCGATCTCGGGCGGCGCAACCCACATCCTTACCGCCCGGTGGGCGGATTCGGGTGCGGACATGCCACGTTACCGCGTACGGTCTAGTCGATACATCGCGCTTCCTGACTCGTCGCAAGCCAGTGGTTCGGCTGGTGATGCAGTTCAAGAGGTAAACGGCCGGAAAACCACGGTGGTTCCCGGGGTCGTGTTCTGTGATATCTCGTAGTGATCACAATCATGGCACGCATGTAGGTCCGATGATGATCGCGTACGACCCGAGCAGGGGGTATGGACATAGTCGAGTTACGGACACCCACAGCGATCGTGCGGCACGGTGAAGGGCGATTGGTCGTCCTGCGTCCCGGTGCCGACGGCGAAACCGAGAGCGACGGCGAACGTGTCCTCGACGTCGCGGTGACCGACCTGCTGGAGGTACGACTCAGCCGGCGAGCCGATGATGCGGTGGTCATCGAGATATATCTGCGCTACCCGACGCCCGTGCTGGTCGGCGTCCCCGCCGACCGGACCCCGCTGCCGGTGCTGATCGCGGAACACGATGTCCCCGCGGCCGCCGGGATCGTCTCCAGGATCAACGACCAGATCCTGGCCGCGCAGCGGATCGATATCGCCGCCCCCGAATTGAAGGCACCGCCCACCGAATGGACCGACCACGGGCCGGTGCGCGCGGACGTGGAACGCGCGGTGCGCCGGATGTCGGCGGCCGGGCGTGACGAATCGACCGTGGCCGATCTGGCCGGATACCTGACCGATGACGAATACGTGCTGGAGACCGCGAGTGTCGTTGCCCACCCGCCGGTGGGCGAGGACGATCCGTGCCTGCTCACGGTGACCACGGCGCGTCTGCTGCTGGTCTCACTCGGCGCGACCGAGGCATATGCCCACGACCTGCCGATTCCGGTGATCATGCGGGCCCGTGCCACCGAGGAGACCGTTTCGGTGGTCGAGGACATCCGAGTGCGCAACCGCCGGCCCCTGGTGGAAGTGCACGACGGTAATACGACGATGTACTTCACCGCACTGGATCGCGCCGACTCCGAGCGGGTTGCGTGTGCGATCAATTTCGCCGTGCGACTGGTTGCCGTGAACGGATCGGCCGGTCCGGCCGATCCCAGCGTCTCGCACCTGTACTCGGAGTGGGAGCTGCTGGTCGAGCGGCATTCGCTGGGGATGGTCGACGACACCCAGTTCCAGCGCTACGGCCGCGGCATCCTGCGCTCACTGCCGGGTATCTGACCGACGCCCGGCCGGTCGAACCGGCCGGGCGTGATCCCATCGGCCGACCGGTCCGCACAGCGTTGAGGTGTCGTACCGACAGCGTTGAGGTGTCGTACCGTTCGGCCTACCCCCTGCGTCTCCGGTCCTAGGACAAGCCGATGCGGCGCCACGGGCTGGTAGGGCGGAACCAGAGGCGCAGCAGTTCCTGGCGACGATCGACGCCGCCGTCCTTCAGTTCGGCCAAGTCCTCGCAGGCTTGCCAATAGGTCCAGCCGGTGAGGTAGGCGTCCCCGAACTGCCGCCAGTTGCGGTATTTGCGCTGGGCCAACGGCAGCGCCCGGCCCAGGTAGTCCCACGCCACATCGTTCTCGATATAGCCGGCCGTATAGGACATGCGCGCGACGGCGACCACCCGGGCGAGGTCCCAGGCGTGGATATCGGCGGGTAGCGGCCGGGACAGATGATCGGTGAAGCCGATCTTGATCGCCTGGGACCAGATGTCGTAGTCACGCACCAGCGCCTCGGAATTGTCGATACCCCGGAACGAGGCGACCTGGCGTAGAAAGGCGCGGTGCCGATCGGCGCGCTCGCCGAACCGGTCCCGTTCGCTGGCATTCAGCGAAGCGGTGACCAGCGGATGCACCAGGGCGTACAGCGGGGCGTGCATACCTTCGAGCAGCTGTTCCATGGAGGCGCGGGCCTCGGTGCCGTCGGTGATGCCCCAGGCGCCGGTGAGGGTGTCGATAGCCAGTTCACGCCGGTCGCCGAGGGGATGATCGCGTTCCGGGCCCAGCAGCAGCGCATCGTGGAAGGCGTCCCAGCGCGCCGAGTAGAAGGCGCCCAGCGACAACGCGCGCAGGCGATCGTCCTCGATCTGCGCACCGGACCAATGGTCTTCCTCGCGCTTGTCGAGCTCCGGATAGGGAAAGGGGGTCGGCGTGGGCAATCCGGCAGCAGCCATACCGTGAGTCTAGGTCCAAGGCCACCCGCCGGTCCGGGCAATGTGTTTTCACATTTGTTCCTTGCCCTGTCACCGGCCCTGTTCCAGCGCTAATGTGCATTCATGTGTAGAAACATCACCGTCTTGCGAGGTCTGGAACCCGCCGCTACCGAGCAGGAGATCTATGCCGCCGCACTGCAGTATGTGCGCAAAGTCGGTGGGCTGACCGGGCTGAGTTCGGCCACCAAACCCGCGGTGGACAAAGCCGTCGCCGCCGTCGCGGCAGCCACCACCGATTTGCTCGCCGAATTACCCGACCGCCGGGTGCCCCCGGCAACCGAGCCGCCACTGCGCCGGTTGGCTCGCGAACCCCAGTAGATCCCGGCATCGGACACCGCGACCGGGCGCGGTGTCTCGCACAGTGTGTCACGATCGAACCGGTGAGCTGATTCACATTTTGTCAGCCACAGCGGTTCCGAGCACGACGCAGTGGGAGAACGCAGTGACCAAAACCGAATCGGGACAACCCGATGCCATGGCGAAAACCGTGGATACGCCCGCGGACTCGGAGATCCGAGTCTTGAATCCCGCCACCGGCGAGGTGGTCGGCTCGGTAGCCGATATGTCCGCCGAGCAGGTCGTCACGGCCATCGCCGAGCTCCGTGAGCACCAGCGCGAATGGCAGGCCATCGGCGCCGACAAGCGCAAAGAATGGCTACTCGAACTCCAGGACTGGATCATCGACAACACCGAGGTGCTGGCCGATGTTCTGCAGTCCGAGACAGGTAAACCGCGGGTGGATTCGCTCATCGACCCGATCTTCGGCAGCGACCTCATCGGCTATTACGCGCGCCGTGCCGCCAAATTCCTCGCCGACGAACATCCCGCCCCGCACAGTCCGCTGGCCCGGGTGAAACGGCTGACCACAGTATTCGAGCCGTATCCGGTGGTCGGTGTGATCACTCCGTGGAATTTCCCGCTGGCCATGCCGCTGCTCGATGTGATCCCGGCCCTGGCCGCCGGCGCCGCGGTGATCTTGAAACCCTCCGAGGTGACTCCCCTGTCCGCGCTCGAACTCGCCCGCGGCTGGGCCGCGATCGGTGCGCCTCCGGTGCTCTCGGTGGTCACCGGCGCGGGCACTACCGGCGCGGCGGTGGTCGAGCACGCCGATTACATCCAGTTCACCGGATCCACCGCGACCGGCCGCCGGATCGCCGCCGCGTGCGCCGCCCGGATGGTTCCCTACAGCCTGGAACTCGGCGGTAAGGATCCGGCGATCGTGCTCGCCGACGCCGACCTCGACCGCGCCGCGCACGGGATCGCCTTCGGCGGCATGTTCAATTCCGGGCAGGTCTGCATCTCGGTGGAACGGGTCTATGTGGAGGAACCCGTCTACGACGAGTTCGTCGCGAAACTGACCGCGAACGTCAAGGCCCTGCGACAGGGTCGCGACGATCGCACTCCGCGCAACGATGTGGGCGCCATGGCCAACGAGAGCCAGGTCGGCATAGTCACACGGCATATCGACGAGGCGGTGGCCGCGGGCGCGAAGGTGCTGACCGGCGGTAAGCGTACGGGTGTGGGCACCTTCTTCGAACCCACAGTTCTCGTGGATGTGGACCACAGCATGTCGTGTATCACCGAGGAGACCTTCGGACCGACCCTGCCGGTGATGAAGGTGGTCGACGAGGCGGAGGCCGTCCGGCTGGCCAACGACTCCGTGTACGGACTGTCTGCGACAGTCTGGACCGGGGACAAGGCGCGCGGCGAACGAGTGGCCCGGGCGCTGAACGCGGGCGCGGTCAATATCAACGATGTCTTCGCGAACCTGTTCAATTTCGCGCTCCCGATGGGCGGCTGGGGCGATTCCGGCGTCGGTGCCCGCTGGGGCGGCCCGAACGGGGTGCGCAAGTACTGCCGGGCCAAGGCGATCACCACACCGATACTGCCCACCCAGGAGCGCGAACTCACCTGGATGCCCTACGACCTCAACAAGGTCCTGATCGGGCTGGGTGCCATGCGCGCGGCCGGAGCGCGCGGAATGCGCCGGATCGATATCGGCGCATTGCTGCGACTCAAGGGAGACAACCGGTGAGCAAGACCGAGTCCATTCGCGGCAAGGTAGTTGTCATCACCGGCGGTGCTCGGGGCATCGGACTGGCCACCGCCGTCGCCCTGAAGAAACTGGGTGCCGAGATCGCGATCGGCGATATCGACGAGAGAACGGTCAAGGAATCGGGAAACGACCACGATTTCGACTATTACGCCCGGCTCGATGTGACCGATATCCAGTCCTTCACCACGTTCCTCGACGATGTGGAACGGGAAGTCGGGCCGATCGACGTCCTGATCAACAATGCCGGCATCATGCCGACGGGACGGCTGGTCGAGGAAACCGACCAGGTCACCCGTCGAATCCTGGAAATCAATGTCTACGGCGTGATCTTGGGATCCAAGATCGCCCTGGCCCGCATGCTCGCGCGCGGGAAGGGACACATCATCAATATCGCCTCACTCGCCGGCGAGACGCATATCCCGGGTCTGGCCACCTACAACGCCTCCAAGCACGCGGTGCTCGGCTTCACCGATACGCTCCGCGAGGAGTACCGGGGCACGGGTGTGGCCTTCTCGTCGGTGCTGCCGACGCTGACCAATACCGAGCTCGGTTCCGGAGTGGCGGCACCGAAGGGCCTACCCGCGGCGGAACCGGAGGATATCGCCGCGGCGGTGGTCCGGCTCATCGCCAAGCCCCGGTCCAAGGCGCGGGTCACCCGGGCGGCGGGCGCCATGTCGGTGTTCGTGAATCTGCTGCCGCAGTCGGTGGGCGACGCGCTGGGTCGATCGATGGGATCGGCGCAGACCTTCCTCGACGATGTGGACGCCGATGAACGCAAAGCCTACGAAGAGCGCGTCCGGGGCGACTGAGACCCGGCCGCGCACCGCGCCGCGGCTCGCCGGTAACGGGCCGCGGCGCCCGCTTGCGCGTACCGAAACCGTACCGAAACCATATTGTGATCAACGTCACTTGACGGGGGTGGTCGAGGGGAGAGGGTCACGGAACCCGCACCCGCGACAGCCCCCACAGCGTTTCGGGATCCCATCGGCCGAGGTGGCAGCACACGCTGGACGAACAGCTCTACCACGACAAACGCCGCACATTTTACGTTGTTTCGCCCGGCAACGGCCGACAGTCGGCGATGCGAAGAACTCATGATGCACATCACCGCGCCGCCCCATAAGCTGTCACTAACAAACCTGCTGACTGTTTCTGGCCCGGTATGCAGACCCACCGAACAAATTAGGGCTGGAAATTCAGCAACGATTCTGATAGCAAGGTGCTATGGACCCGCATTTGCGCGATCTGCGGTATTTCGTCGCCGTCGCCGAGGAACTGCACTTCACCAACGCCGCCCAGCGGCTGCACATCGCCCAACCGACCCTGTCGCGTCAAATCCGACAGCTGGAACGTCAGCTCGATGTGGTCCTGTTCGATCGCAACCAGCGCAGTGTCGCGCTCACGGTTGCGGGTAAGGAGCTGCTCAGCGGCGCCCGCAAGATCCTGGAACTCTGGGAGACCACCAACGGCTCACTCCAGGAGGCGGGCGAAGTACTGCGCGTCGGCCTGCAATCGACGCTGGGCCGCGGACTGCTGCACGATCTCGAGAGCGCCAGCGGCCACCGACTGGCGTTGCACCCCGCCGCCTGGACCGACTCATCCAGCGGGCTCGCCGGTCGCCAAGCCGATCTGGCGCTGGTCTGGCTTCCGTTACCCGATCCCAACCGCTACCGCTGGCAGGTGCTGCGGACCGAGCGCCGCTGGGTGCTCCTACCGGAGAACCATCCTCGCGCCGGTCAGGAAATGATCGATTTCGCGGACCTGCTCGACGAACGGTTCATCGCCCTGCCCGCCGAAGCCGGCGCGGTCCGCGATTTCTGGCTCGGCAACGATGCCCGCAACGGCCGTCCCGCCACCATCGGCGCGGAAGCCGCCACCCCCGAGGATCGCCTCGAGGCTGTCGGGCTGGGGCTGGGGCTGTGCCTGCTGGCCGAGAACAATGTGCCGATGTACCGCTGGCCGGGACTCACCGCGCGCCCCGTCACCGGACTGCCGCCGTGCGAACTCGCGGTCGCCTGGCGCGCCGACGACTCCCGGCCGACCATCCTCGAATTCGGTGAGCGGGCCGTTTCCGGGGGCTTCGCGGCACCGCCGGCCATCCCGGCCTGATACTCCTGAACCCGCGTGTGGGGGTGGAAACCGCCCACCCCCACACGCGGTTCAGGCCTGTTCGCCGCCGTAGACCCGCGGATGCAGGGTGCCGATATAAGGCAGATCCCGGTACCGCTCGGCGTAGTCGAGTCCGTAACCGACCACGAACTCGTTCGGAATGTCGAACCCGACATTGGCGACCTCGACCTGAGTTCGCAGGGCATCCGGTTTACGCAGCAGGGTCACCACCTCGAGCGAGGCGGGGTTGCGGGTGGAGAGATTGCGCATCAGCCAAGACAGCGTGAGGCCCGAGTCGATGATGTCCTCGACGATGAGCACGTTGCGGCCGGCGATGTCCTTGTCCAGGTCCTTCATGATGCGCACCACACCCGAGGACGATGTGGACGAACCATAGGACGAGACGGCCATGAACTCCAGCTGCGTCGGTATGGGCAGAGCCTTCGCCAGGTCCGTCATGAAGAAGATCGCGCCTTTGAGCACGCCGACCAGCAGTAGATCGCCCTCCGGCGCGTCGGCCGGGTACCGCTTGGCGATCAGCTCGGCCAGTTCACTGACCTTCACCGCGATTTGCTCTTCGGTGATCAGGACCGAATCGATATCGTCCCCGTACACGTCAACTGGTTTCCCTTCGCTATCGGCGCTCCCGATCGGTGCGGGCAAGTGTCAGCCTGCCATGCTCGCGAATCACGACCAACCGGGTCCCCCGCTCACCGCCGCTCACCGCGACCCCACCCTGCCCGCGCCAGGCCACCACCAGCTCATCGATTCCGCGCAGATGTGTTGCGGTCACCGCCGGCACACCGTGGGCCAGCAGCCACGCCCGCACCGCCCGCCGCCGCACCGCGGGAGCCGCCGGCGCCAGCACCTCGCACTCCGGCGCCCCGGCCCCAGCTCGCAGCAGCAGCTCGCCGGCGAACCCGTCGAGGGCGGCGTTGTCGTCGCGTAGTTGTTCGGCGGTCCGGGCCAGCGCGAGCGCCGCGGTCCCCCCGAGTACATCCTCGAGCAGTGGCAGCACTTCGGTGCGTAGCCGAACCCGGGTGAACTCCGGTGCGTTGTTGTGCGGGTCCTCGTACGGGGTCAGGCCGAGGTCCGCGCAGAACTGCCGGGTCGCTTCCCGCCGGACCCCCAGCAGCGGCCGGCCCCACGGGGCGTCGTCCGGCGCCATCCCCTGGATGGAACGCGCACCCGACCCCCGCCCGAGACCCAGCAACACGGTTTCGGCCTGATCGTCGAGGGTGTGGCCGAGCAGTACCGGCAAACCCGCACGCGCGCTGTCCAGCGCCGCGTAGCGCGCGGCCCGTGCCGCGGCCTCCATCCCACCGGGCCCGGTCACATCGACGGGCAGTACCCGCACCGAGCGGCAGCCGAGGATGCGCGCCGTCGCCGCGGCCGTCGCCGCCACCTCATCGGACCCGGCCTGCAACCGGTGATCTACAACGAGGGCATGCACTTCCGCGGATTCGGCGAGCGCGGCACCGGTGAGGGCCAGCGAATCCGCCCCGCCCGAAAGCGCCACGGCCACCCGCCCATCCTCGGGTCCGAAACCGGTCAGCCACGCCCGGAGAGCATGGCGCACACCCAGTACCGCGGGTGTCTCCGGTAACCGGATCGGCCGCTGTTCGGCGGGACGCACCCGCTCAGTCCAGGACTCGGGCGATCCAGCGCCGCGGTTCGTCGATCTCGTCGGTACGCGGCAGCGTGTCCGCATCGGTCCACACCACGTTGAACCGCTCCATTCCGACAGTGCCCACCACCTCGTCGACGAAAGCCTTACCGCGCACGTACTGGGCCACCTTCGCGTCGATACCCAGCAGCGCCCGCAGCAGGCGCTGCACCGGATTGGCGGGCCGGGTCCGGCGCCTGTCGAACGCCATCCGGATCTGCTCGACCGACGGCACCACACTCGGCCCCACCGCATCCATCACATGATCGGCATGCCCC is a genomic window containing:
- a CDS encoding DUF2277 domain-containing protein, which produces MCRNITVLRGLEPAATEQEIYAAALQYVRKVGGLTGLSSATKPAVDKAVAAVAAATTDLLAELPDRRVPPATEPPLRRLAREPQ
- a CDS encoding aldehyde dehydrogenase family protein; the encoded protein is MAKTVDTPADSEIRVLNPATGEVVGSVADMSAEQVVTAIAELREHQREWQAIGADKRKEWLLELQDWIIDNTEVLADVLQSETGKPRVDSLIDPIFGSDLIGYYARRAAKFLADEHPAPHSPLARVKRLTTVFEPYPVVGVITPWNFPLAMPLLDVIPALAAGAAVILKPSEVTPLSALELARGWAAIGAPPVLSVVTGAGTTGAAVVEHADYIQFTGSTATGRRIAAACAARMVPYSLELGGKDPAIVLADADLDRAAHGIAFGGMFNSGQVCISVERVYVEEPVYDEFVAKLTANVKALRQGRDDRTPRNDVGAMANESQVGIVTRHIDEAVAAGAKVLTGGKRTGVGTFFEPTVLVDVDHSMSCITEETFGPTLPVMKVVDEAEAVRLANDSVYGLSATVWTGDKARGERVARALNAGAVNINDVFANLFNFALPMGGWGDSGVGARWGGPNGVRKYCRAKAITTPILPTQERELTWMPYDLNKVLIGLGAMRAAGARGMRRIDIGALLRLKGDNR
- a CDS encoding SDR family oxidoreductase, producing MSKTESIRGKVVVITGGARGIGLATAVALKKLGAEIAIGDIDERTVKESGNDHDFDYYARLDVTDIQSFTTFLDDVEREVGPIDVLINNAGIMPTGRLVEETDQVTRRILEINVYGVILGSKIALARMLARGKGHIINIASLAGETHIPGLATYNASKHAVLGFTDTLREEYRGTGVAFSSVLPTLTNTELGSGVAAPKGLPAAEPEDIAAAVVRLIAKPRSKARVTRAAGAMSVFVNLLPQSVGDALGRSMGSAQTFLDDVDADERKAYEERVRGD
- the hpt gene encoding hypoxanthine phosphoribosyltransferase translates to MYGDDIDSVLITEEQIAVKVSELAELIAKRYPADAPEGDLLLVGVLKGAIFFMTDLAKALPIPTQLEFMAVSSYGSSTSSSGVVRIMKDLDKDIAGRNVLIVEDIIDSGLTLSWLMRNLSTRNPASLEVVTLLRKPDALRTQVEVANVGFDIPNEFVVGYGLDYAERYRDLPYIGTLHPRVYGGEQA
- a CDS encoding DUF1266 domain-containing protein gives rise to the protein MAAAGLPTPTPFPYPELDKREEDHWSGAQIEDDRLRALSLGAFYSARWDAFHDALLLGPERDHPLGDRRELAIDTLTGAWGITDGTEARASMEQLLEGMHAPLYALVHPLVTASLNASERDRFGERADRHRAFLRQVASFRGIDNSEALVRDYDIWSQAIKIGFTDHLSRPLPADIHAWDLARVVAVARMSYTAGYIENDVAWDYLGRALPLAQRKYRNWRQFGDAYLTGWTYWQACEDLAELKDGGVDRRQELLRLWFRPTSPWRRIGLS
- a CDS encoding LysR family transcriptional regulator; translated protein: MDPHLRDLRYFVAVAEELHFTNAAQRLHIAQPTLSRQIRQLERQLDVVLFDRNQRSVALTVAGKELLSGARKILELWETTNGSLQEAGEVLRVGLQSTLGRGLLHDLESASGHRLALHPAAWTDSSSGLAGRQADLALVWLPLPDPNRYRWQVLRTERRWVLLPENHPRAGQEMIDFADLLDERFIALPAEAGAVRDFWLGNDARNGRPATIGAEAATPEDRLEAVGLGLGLCLLAENNVPMYRWPGLTARPVTGLPPCELAVAWRADDSRPTILEFGERAVSGGFAAPPAIPA
- the tilS gene encoding tRNA lysidine(34) synthetase TilS: MRPAEQRPIRLPETPAVLGVRHALRAWLTGFGPEDGRVAVALSGGADSLALTGAALAESAEVHALVVDHRLQAGSDEVAATAAATARILGCRSVRVLPVDVTGPGGMEAAARAARYAALDSARAGLPVLLGHTLDDQAETVLLGLGRGSGARSIQGMAPDDAPWGRPLLGVRREATRQFCADLGLTPYEDPHNNAPEFTRVRLRTEVLPLLEDVLGGTAALALARTAEQLRDDNAALDGFAGELLLRAGAGAPECEVLAPAAPAVRRRAVRAWLLAHGVPAVTATHLRGIDELVVAWRGQGGVAVSGGERGTRLVVIREHGRLTLARTDRERR